In a genomic window of Erigeron canadensis isolate Cc75 chromosome 5, C_canadensis_v1, whole genome shotgun sequence:
- the LOC122599703 gene encoding glucan endo-1,3-beta-glucosidase 13-like, whose translation MTSGFLLLIFATSLLLGICNGSTVGICYGRNADDLPTPDKAVDLIKNQNINYVRIYDSNIQVLKAFANTGIELMVGIPNSDLLPFSQFQSNADTWLKNSILPYYPATKITYITVGAEVTEAADNASSMVVPAMTNVYNALRKAGLHRKIKVSTTHSLGVLSRSYPPSAGAFNSKHAGFLKPLLEFLAEKHSPFLVNLYPYYAYRDSSNNVSLDYALFESSSEVIDPNTGLLYMNMFDAQIDSIYFALSGLNFKTIKVVVTETGWPSKGSAKETAATPENAQTYNTNLIRHVINNTGTPAKPGEELDVYIFSLFNENRKSGLDSERNWGLYYPDQTSVYNLDFTGKGTVDVNTGGNLTTLNGTSWCIASPNATESDLKNGLDWACSSGNVDCSPIQPSQPCFQPDSIASHASYAFNSYYQQNGATDIACSFGGTGMKTYQNPSYDNCLYMTAGSKKAAASNITTNATSSGQTEILLRGPYSCLLVIVFAMIHAL comes from the exons ATGACAAGTGGGTTTTTGTTGTTGATCTTTGCTACTTCACTACTTCTTG gaATCTGCAATGGAAGCACAGTTGGAATTTGCTATGGAAGAAATGCAGATGACCTCCCAACCCCAGATAAGGCAGTAGACctcattaaaaatcaaaacatcaATTACGTTCGAATATATGATTCCAACATCCAAGTACTTAAAGCCTTTGCAAACACCGGAATTGAGCTTATGGTAGGAATCCCAAATTCTGATCTTTTACCATTTTCTCAGTTCCAATCCAATGCCGACACCTGGTTAAAAAACAGCATTCTTCCATACTACCCTGCCACGAAAATAACATACATAACCGTTGGTGCAGAAGTGACTGAAGCTGCTGACAATGCCTCATCCATGGTCGTTCCTGCCATGACAAATGTCTATAATGCCCTTAGAAAAGCAGGTTTGCACCGAAAAATAAAAGTCTCAACAACCCACTCTTTAGGGGTTTTGTCCCGCTCATACCCGCCTTCAGCTGGTGCTTTTAATAGTAAGCATGCTGGTTTCTTGAAACCCTTACTTGAGTTTCTTGCTGAAAAGCATTCACCTTTTTTGGTCAACCTGTACCCGTATTATGCGTATCGAGATTCATCAAACAATGTTTCCTTAGATTATGCCCTTTTTGAGTCTTCATCTGAAGTCATTGATCCAAACACGGGTTTGCTGTATATGAACATGTTCGATGCACAGATTGACTCAATATACTTTGCCCTATCAGGCCTAAACTTTAAAACCATTAAAGTCGTGGTCACTGAGACGGGCTGGCCTTCTAAAGGCTCTGCTAAAGAAACTGCTGCAACACCTGAAAACGCCCAAACTTACAACACCAATTTGATCCGCCATGTCATTAATAACACGGGCACGCCCGCGAAGCCCGGGGAAGAGCTTGATGTTTATATCTTTTCGTTGTTCAATGAGAACCGAAAGTCTGGTTTGGATTCTGAAAGAAACTGGGGTTTGTATTATCCGGATCAAACGAGTGTTTATAATCTTGATTTTACAGGAAAGGGTACGGTGGATGTGAATACGGGTGGAAACTTGACTACCTTAAATGGGACTTCTTGGTGTATTGCTTCACCTAATGCTACGGAGTCAGATTTAAAAAATGGGTTAGATTGGGCTTGTAGTTCTGGAAATGTGGATTGTTCTCCGATTCAGCCTAGTCAACCATGTTTTCAACCCGATAGTATAGCATCGCATGCGTCGTATGCGTTTAATAGTTATTATCAGCAAAATGGAGCTACTGATATTGCTTGTAGCTTTGGAGGAACGGGCATGAAAACATACCAGAATCCAA GTTATGACAATTGCTTGTACATGACCGCTGG GAGCAAAAAAGCTGCTGCAAGTAATATAACAACAAACGCAACTTCTTCGGGACAAACAGAGATTTTACTCCGGGGTCCTTATTCTTGTCTACTTGTAATCGTTTTTGCAATGATCCACGCTCTTTGA